A segment of the Panicum hallii strain FIL2 chromosome 1, PHallii_v3.1, whole genome shotgun sequence genome:
AAAGGGATATCATCGAGGCCGTCACATTGGAGGGCTTCGCCTGGGCGCAATGTGGAGAAGCAGAGGGGCAGCGGCGCTGTCTTGCCATTGGACGCCGCCGCTGGAGTCACAGGTAGGCCATCCACTGCCTCCTTTAGGAGGAGCTTGACACCATCCCCAAGGTCAAGGTGCGGTTCCTCGCTCAATTGATCTTCACAGTGTCAAAATTTGTATCCGTTAAGTTGGGTATTGATGATAGGTTTACATATTAGATTCATCTCTGTAAATGAAGAAATTGGATTCTGATTAGCAGCACCTTTTGTGATTGAAGAAATTTTACCTGTGAATACCACCGCATGTTGTTCGCCCTAACTTCCATGGATGCTCTTGCAGTCATGCACTTCTCTTGTTTGTTCGAGATGGGAAACACCAGGGTAATTGATGCTGCCTATGGTCCTCGAGAGGTGGATTCCCCTACTCTGATTGGTGTGGTTTTGTATACATGTGTGATACGTCATGGGCAACAACCTATTTGAGGAAATCCTTCTGAGAGAGGATTTATCATTTGCGGTGGGATGTGTTGTCTATACCTGACTTCTCTGAATTGACCTTATTTAGATTTAATCTTCAAGAGCCCTTTTAAATAAATTGGGCATTATATGGGAAAACAGGTTTGCTTTTCCTATATGCATGAAACATATTTGAAAATCATTAGGATCGATAATGGCCTATGGGCAGTAGGACAATATTTGTCCACAGCGAGATATACTGGATAACTTAGAATTATGGGAATTATAAACTTGAATTGCTTGCATTTTGTTGCTCTGGAGAATCATATTGCTTCACCCTTTCCATTGTTGTCGTACCTCCCTAATTTTCTTTTTTCTGCTGCCAGGAAGAGCTGTGCACTTTTCAGTGAAATCGAATGTTGTCTAAAAGTTCATGTTGTTTGTTTGCTCATCCAGGTCCAGAGCAAAGGCCAGCAAGGAAACAACAAAGAGGCTTTCACTGTTCCAAATGCATTGCATAGGTGTGGTCAGAGACTTTCTCGGTGAGATATTTTTAACTTGTTGGCCTAGATTTCCATCCAGAATGTTGAGCTTTGACCATTTCGTGCCTACCAATAATCTTAGATGGTGTGCTTGAGCCTGATTTAGTAGCATTTTTTTTGCTGTTTCCTTCAATGAAATTGAATGACGTTTCCGTTGGGAGGAGAATTTGTCATCGACTCATTCAGATTTAGCTCGCAATATATTAGATCTCTCGGATCATATCCTTCACAGTGTGCTCCCTACATATATGCAAAGTTCTAGCTAATGAAAGAGAATTAGTATGATGAATACATTTATTTTGATTTCTAAAATAATATGAGAAGTTAAATAGGTCGACAATTGCTCACTGTTAAATCTACATGTTAGCATCAGAGAATTTGTACAGGTTAGTGTCTGCGATTTGAGCAGTTTCACAGGATGCAATCATATTATATCCGCCTTCTAATTCTGATGTTGATTCAATGATGCCCTATTTTTCTCATTATGTGGAGCAGGGTATATTAATATTACAGCATACCAACAAGCTAAAGCTAATTTCCTGATATTGTGACTGAGTAGAGATATCTGGGAAATTAGTACTCAATAGTCAATACTCTTTTTAACATCAAGAGCGATTGGCGGTGATATTTgagaaattttaaattttctagtTTTAATTGATGATAATCTATCATTTGTTAAATTCTCAATCTTCATTAATATCCTTGCTagttactccctccgtcccatgaAAAGTGCAATCCCACGTTTGAAAAAAAATCTCACAAAGAGTGCAATTCTAGAGATTGGATCTTAACTACCTACCTAATTAAATGGTCAGATTTGATTTGCATGCTAAAACTAACCGCATATGGCAAACAAATAAGGGTATGTGTGTCTTTTCACGCCACCACTAATATGTCTGAAAAAACTAGAATTGCACTCTttttaggacggagggagtatacaATAGTTAGTTGTGGATTTGTATGTTTAGTCTAATCATGGGTGACAACATGTGCTTGCGCTGATATAATAATCTTCTACAATTTTGCATCCATCTTATTTGTTGGTTTGTGTTTTTATATCCTCTGATTGATATGTTGGTGGCAGAGAACCAGAACATTCAGACACCCTTCAGCCAACAGGGGATCCATGGGGTTTATACATGTTTTTATGCCATGTTTTTCCTTCTCCACTGAGCACCACCGTCATTGTTGAGCTGTGAGCCACCAGCAACATCTAATTGTATATGTTTGCGTGCATATTCTCAAAAGATCGATAGAAATGCAAACTCTGACATCCAGAAAATGTTGACTTAGCATATGCTTGTTAATTATTATATATTTGGTGACATGCCTAAATAGCTCAGTCGACAATGCAAACTCTAAACAACTCCCCTTATACAAACATAAGAACTACATCCTAGGAGCTTATTAACCATCTAACTGAAACACTCTACCTTTCCTGATCGAAAACATTACAGAGTATTAGTGTTTATTACTTCATAGCTTTTCATCATTTGGTTTTCTTTGATGAGCAATATATGTTTTCTCCCTTTCTAATGCCTTTACCTGGAGCTTCATGTGAGCATTCTCTGAATTCTGAAACTTATTGTGTAATATCAATATGCCTTTGATTTGTTGTTGAGCATAAGTAAAAAAATTATTCTTATATTTATAGGCAAGTTGTGTTGGGTAGATCATGCTCCTAAGAGATAGCTTATCATCAGTGTTTCCCTCGGCACATTTAGCTGTGCGTAACCTTCTTGCTAAAATGTTGACTGGTGATCCATCATAGTGCAGGGATTGCTAAAAATGGCGATTTCTGGTTGTTGAATTTCTAAAAACTTAAAACTATATTTGAAGGCAGTGGGTGAGCATTCTGATGGTAATGTATTTTATTCGTTGCCTTTAATTGTTCTATGACTTGTTCTGACAAGAACTGCTTGCTGCAGGTAAGAATTCCAAATACAGTATGGTTCAATATATTGGTGATGGAAGCTTCCAGGTAATTTCATTGCCTGATTAAATATATTTTGCTCTTTCTACAATTTGATGGATGATGGCTTGATTGTGATGTGATCCTGGTAATTGATGCATGATGGCTTGATTCTAATGTGACACCTGATTAGATTCTAATAATGGGTGAAAACTGTATAATGTTTATACAAATCTAATGATTTGTGGTATGATGCTTTCCATGTCTTTCAGGTTTTTAGTACAGTACCCCAGGAAGACTGGAGGAGCTATATATTGTTTCTTATCATGCTGAATGACTAAGAAGTTGAGAAATATCATTCTTTAGGGTAATTTTTTGGACATTATTAATCTATTGTTGACCATGGGTTCTTTTTTCAGCAAGCAAATAACAGAGGATCAAATTTTGTGGGGGCTAAATATGTTAAGAAATAAATTTAATTAGGATTCTTTTTAGGGTTTTCTTGAGTAGATAAAATTAAGGAATTGCAGTTTTATATAGAAACATGGATCAAGTGACTAATACATATGGTGGGTCCAAAAAAGCAGATATGCACTTAGGTGCTTCTTTGATGTTTGAGCTTCAAGCAACATCTTTTGGATTTAATAATATGCTTTCTCTTCAATTTTAGTAGCTTCTGCGTTTTATTATATGTGGTCATGCTTTATTGTATTGCCATGCTCTAATTTCACCTCCAGCAATACACATGCACAGACCTATCTAATATAAAATATGGTTCGTTGCCAATGTATATACTCTGACAGCATACCATTGTTTAATTATCTCAATATGATGGGCCGAGATTAAAAACAATTATTACCTTGCTGAATGCTCTGTGTATTGCACTATAAATCTTGAACTgcccgtagcaacgcacgggtacgaaccttgtaaagaaaaaaaagattATATTAGTGTTTGCACAAAAATTTGGTAATTTTATGACCAATGGGCTGGAGACGGGAGTACACATGGCATTGGCATGAACACCAACCTAATTAATTAAGTAATcccggcaggcaggcaggcaggcgctGATCGATTGAACGGGATCGATGAGAGCAACCCGTCACCTACCTAAAAACCAAATGGTAAAGCTAGCTGCTGTCTGCTGGATGTTGAGGATGGACGACAGCCGGAAAGGAATTAAAGCGAGTGACTGGAACTGCTCTCCAAACAAATTAAAGCAAATCAGTGCATGCATGACTATATATGCTGCTGTCATGTCAACACCAAATTAATGCAAGCAAACCACCAATATAATACTCATCATTGCATATATACTAGGACAAACTCTATATATGTTGGGTCTAAATTGCCACCCACTATCCATCGTGcgttgtcgtcgtcgtcgtcattattattattattatgcGTGCCTCAATTATTTATTCATCCATATCCTTCGATATGATCCATGCAGAGTTACTAATTACTGATGATCGAAGCAAGTTATATAGGAACAATCTTGAAACTCGCCACTATGAGAAAACAGCACTGTGGTTGGATTAGCAACTGTAAACATCAATTACAGCATGCCCTGCGGAGGTAGTAGTAGCTCATCATCAGGATCATATCTTACCATAGCCCGAACAATAAAAAAAAAATCCTGCAGCAG
Coding sequences within it:
- the LOC112879071 gene encoding uncharacterized protein LOC112879071 isoform X2 is translated as MESSKTRRAMLAAWRDLGIWWTVAHWRLLRTRRGKGYHRGRHIGGLRLGAMWRSRGAAALSCHWTPPLESQVQSKGQQGNNKEAFTVPNALHRCGQRLSREPEHSDTLQPTGDPWGLYMFLCHVFPSPLSTTVIVELAGIAKNGDFWLLNF
- the LOC112879071 gene encoding uncharacterized protein LOC112879071 isoform X3, giving the protein MERFRDLVDSGTLEASPDSAWKGISSRPSHWRASPGRNVEKQRGSGAVLPLDAAAGVTVMHFSCLFEMGNTRVIDAAYGPREVQSKGQQGNNKEAFTVPNALHRCGQRLSREPEHSDTLQPTGDPWGLYMFLCHVFPSPLSTTVIVEL
- the LOC112879071 gene encoding uncharacterized protein LOC112879071 isoform X1, whose product is MERFRDLVDSGTLEASPDSAWKGISSRPSHWRASPGRNVEKQRGSGAVLPLDAAAGVTVMHFSCLFEMGNTRVIDAAYGPREVQSKGQQGNNKEAFTVPNALHRCGQRLSREPEHSDTLQPTGDPWGLYMFLCHVFPSPLSTTVIVELAGIAKNGDFWLLNF